In Lactuca sativa cultivar Salinas chromosome 5, Lsat_Salinas_v11, whole genome shotgun sequence, the DNA window GGGATGAGATGATTGGGGTTCATGATAATGACCATATTGATGGATGCTACAACACCCCACCTATTAATGATGATGACCAATATAATGAGCTTTTTGATAACCTTATGGAAAATTTAATTGGAAGTGATGAGGATGTTGAAGAGTATGAAGGGGATGATGAATCTGAAGAGAGTTATGAAGAGTATGAAAAGGATGAATGTAATGATCATGATGGGAAACAATCAGAAAATGAAGATAAAGTGGATGACATAATGGATGAGGAGAACAATATAGAAGATGTTGATGTGGACATGGAAGACTTCTTTCTAAATGTTGAAAGTGGTGTTGAAGGAGCATGTATTAATGATGGTCATGAACCTAAAGATATGGAAGTGATTAACAATGAGGAGTTTGAATCATTGGACGAAGGATCAGACCAAGACAGAGAAAGAAGAGCTCTTATAAAAAATTTGGGAAAAGAAAAAAGGTGCAGCCTTGGGTCAGTACATATACAGTCATTCTCAATAGGAAAAAAGTTTAAAAGTAAAAAAGAATTAAAGGAGTTAATTGATATGCATGCACTAGAAACAAGAAGGAATCTATTCTTTAAAAAAATGATAATCAAAGGCTTAGGGCACAGTGCAGAGGAGTTATACCTGTCATCAATAAAGATCAAGTGGGGACTCAACCTACCACTTCAAAAAGCAAGGGCAAAGAAGTAAATAAACAAAAAGAAACATGTGGTTGGTATATACATGCATCTAGGTCAAACCCCGAATTTGACTGGTTAACAAGGACCTTAAACCAAACTCATACATGCTTACAAACAAGAAAACTCAGAGCTTGTACTGCTTCTTTAATCTGTAAGAAAATCATAGATCAAGTTGAGGCAGATCCGAAGATTCATTTGAGAGCCATATAGGATCACTTTCAAAAGACCTACCAGGTGGGTATTTCGATGGATAAGATGTTTAGGGAAAAAGATATGGCAAGAAAGCATGTAACTTGGGACTACACAAAACAGTTTGAATTGTTGAGGGACTATGCTCTTGAACATCAAGCTACAAACCCAGACACAACAGTCAAAATAGATGTGTGTCCTAATGGCAACCCTGCATCCCCAACAAGGCAATTTATAAggatttatgtatgcttgggtccactgaaaaaaggtttcaaggcATGTCTTAGAGACTTAGTAGGTTTGGATGGTGCATTCATGAAAGCCCCATTCCCTGTTCAGGTTCTTAGAGCAGTTGGTCTAGATTCCAACAATGGAATTAATCCCTTGGCTTATGCAATTGTTGAGTCTGAAAACACAGCTAGCTGGAAGTGGTTTTTAGAAAACCTTGGGGATGACTTGGAGCTTGGGAGCAACTCAAACTATACTTTCATAAGTGACATGAAAAAGGTAAATTGCAGTTCATCAGTTAATCATTTAGATTGTGTTTTTTACCaagaaattaattataattattgtCTGTTGAGTCATGTAGGGATTACAAATTGTAGTTTATCAATTGTTTCCAAATGCTGAGCATAGGTATTGTATTAGACATATTCATGACAATATGAAAAATAAGTGGGGGCAAACTGAGTACAGGGACCTTTATGGAGGTGTGCATCAGCAACCACCATTCCTGAGTTTAAGCATTTGATAAAGGAGTTTAGTGAGTATGATAATGAGGCATGTCAATGGTTGAAGCAGATTCCTCCTATACATTGGGCAAGGCGTCATTTCTCAGGTAATTGTATATGTTTGcatatggtaatgattatgtgtTTCAGTTATTTATCAGCATTAATTGTATGTTAATGTAATATGCAGGAAGAGCTATTTCTGATGTGTTGATTTCAAacttgtgtgaagtgtttaatggGAAGATAGATAAAGGCAGGGGCAAACTTGTAATTTCATGTTTAGAGTTCATTAGGGAGTATCTAATGAAGAGGATATGCAATGTAATGAAGGCAATGAAGAAGGATAAAGGTTCACTAACACCTACAACAACAGACATCCTAGATGTAAGGAAAAAAAAGTGCTTCACAACATATTGCTAGGTGGAATGGGGCAAACAAGTATCAAGTCACTAGAACATTGCAAGATCAGCATGTGGTGGATGTTAGGAACCAAACTTGCACTTGCAGAAAGTGGGAATTAATGGGAATACCTTGCAGGCATGCAATTGCAACTCTGAATGAAATGAGCAAAGACCTTGAGGCTGAGCTTGACATTTACAAGTGGGTACACAAAGTGTATTGGCTAGAGACATGGCAAAAAGCTTATTCATTTAAGGTGGAACCAATAAAAGGGAGACCTATGTGGCCTAAAAGTAATTATCCAACAAAGCTAATCCCTCCTCCACATCGCACTCAGGTGGGAAGGCCTAAGAAAAAAAGAAGACAAAGTGAGGGTGAAAGGCTAAGCAAAAGGCAGAAGGCAAGTCAAGGTGATGGAGTCAATGGGTGCAAGGAGAACATTCCCAAGGGCCAACAAATGATGGAGTGCAGAAGCTATCAAGGAAACATATCAGTGTTACTTGTAGCAAATGCAAGAATAAGGGACACAACTCTAGGACCTGTAAAGGGCAAGGTGGGAATCAATCCAAGAAGTGACTTTGGTTGTTTGTTGTGGTGCAATGACTATTTAGTTGCTTGTTGTTAAAAACtgtttgtttttgaaaactttaGTTATGGTTTGATGATGTGGTTATGTATGGTGCACAGACGCTTGTATGCTTAACTTGGTAATGGTTTTTGGTTCCACTCATGTGGTTAATGGAATGTGCATTTTGGTCAATTTATGACACGTATTTTGGTAATGTACTTTTGTTACATTTTTGGTTCTATTTACGTGCTTATATTTGACAATTGATACACATTTGAACACATTTTTACACTCGAAAATATCATTTATATCATTAACAACATtggaattcattacaaacatgatGAAGTCAACTTACAACAAAATTATACCATTTTTACTCTGCATCACTTGATCAACAAAAACCCCCACATTTGTCTAACCCTATCCCTTACATAGACACAATACTACAGATAACAATCACAAACATAAACCAGCTTGTACATAAATACATCTTCAGCTTGAAACCTTCATCCTTCAATGCATCACACCTTGCCTCTAACATGTTGTTCCAGCTCAAACGTCCATTGCACTATTCCTGTAACATGTTGATACTTCTTACCAGCCCATTACATCTTTCCTCTAACATATttatgtttcttagaagaccagGTATGATGGTTTTACTCCTAGCACACATAGGTGggtcacccccccccccctaaaaaaaaACCCACAAACATAATCCTTAGTAGGGAAAGCATAAAACCTCCTTCCGGAATTCAGTTGTATCCAAGACGTTTTCACCAAAGCGAGCTTTCCACAAAATCAAACCACCATTGTTCGATTGCAAGTCAGGAAGGAGAAATGGAAGAAATAGCCGTTTTTTTGTACATATGTTATTTTcattagttttttttcttttagtgcAAGCATTCACTCTTAATTCCATTTAGTCCTTTCCGTTCCTTCAATTCTTTTCTTCTTAGTTTCTTTTTAGTCGCCTATCATCTTCTCTAGGGTGATTCTCgattttgttctttcttgaggacaagaaaggtctaagctttGGGAGGtctgataggtgcattttatgcacctattttgcatgttatttatgtcatttcatagcattctacttcataattcttgcatttagttaattatttggacaattgcatatttcattaagaatgtctggtacttcaccatttttgatttattttgcaggcattTTGGAGCGTGGAGCTCGGAGCATGGAGGCATGGAGCTTTGGAGCATGAAGAGAAGATGAACCGGTCACTCCATGGCAGAAACATGAAGACATAACCCGATTCATTGTTGCATTTTCATCATAGTAAATGACTACATTTGAAACGCGGTTCTTGTCGCACCGACACGGGTCGTGTTTGTCCTTTATCATCTCATAGTTGAGCAACATGACTCGTGGTGAAGTTTGACCGAAGATGGAGCCAACAGTGAAGACTTATTTGTgttttagcaaaaagcatgggtcatgccaaaaacacatggtcaa includes these proteins:
- the LOC128126178 gene encoding uncharacterized protein LOC128126178, producing MDKMFREKDMARKHVTWDYTKQFELLRDYALEHQATNPDTTVKIDVCPNGNPASPTRQFIRIYVCLGPLKKGFKACLRDLVGLDGAFMKAPFPVQVLRAVGLDSNNGINPLAYAIVESENTASWKWFLENLGDDLELGSNSNYTFISDMKKGPLWRCASATTIPEFKHLIKEFSEYDNEACQWLKQIPPIHWARRHFSGRAISDVLISNLCEVFNGKIDKGRGKLVISCLEFIREYLMKRICNVMKAMKKDKGSLTPTTTDILDVRKKKHAIATLNEMSKDLEAELDIYKWVHKVYWLETWQKAYSFKVEPIKGRPMWPKSNYPTKLIPPPHRTQVGRPKKKRRQSEGERLSKRQKASQGDGVNGCKENIPKGQQMMECRSYQGNISVLLVANARIRDTTLGPVKGKLWFDDVVMYGAQTLVCLTW